Proteins from a genomic interval of Arthrobacter sp. CAN_C5:
- the nudC gene encoding NAD(+) diphosphatase, whose product MSETLRIPALPSFGNLPLARVSLDRGGALRSDPALLDELWGAPGTRVMFIAGGRSPVVGGQLMLKDSAQVERPDTPIYLGRTLTDEPDHGGVTEGTHILLAVLDAVDPDILDDGGWVGLREAATLLSGRDAGIFVQAAAIANWHAKHTHCPRCGTLTEVVEGGWVRRCPTDGTGHYPRTDPAIIVAVVDDDDRLLLGSAAAWPEGRFSTLAGFVEPGESLEGAVIREVAEESGIEVHSPQYLGSQPWPFPASLMLGFIATAVNTNQVPDGVEIMDVRWFTRSELATAVRDGDISVPTGASVSRALIEHWYGGPLDESVAEGQP is encoded by the coding sequence ATGAGTGAAACCCTCCGGATCCCTGCACTGCCATCCTTCGGAAATCTCCCCCTGGCACGGGTGTCCCTGGACCGGGGCGGTGCCCTCCGGTCCGACCCTGCGCTCCTGGATGAGCTGTGGGGAGCACCCGGCACCCGGGTGATGTTCATTGCGGGGGGCCGGTCACCGGTGGTTGGCGGCCAGCTGATGCTGAAGGATTCGGCTCAGGTGGAGCGTCCGGACACGCCCATTTATCTCGGCAGGACACTCACGGATGAGCCCGACCATGGCGGTGTCACCGAAGGCACCCATATTCTTTTGGCGGTTCTGGACGCGGTGGACCCGGACATCCTTGACGACGGCGGCTGGGTGGGCCTGCGCGAGGCCGCGACTCTCCTGTCTGGTCGGGACGCAGGTATTTTCGTCCAGGCGGCCGCCATTGCCAACTGGCATGCCAAACACACCCACTGCCCCCGCTGTGGCACGCTGACCGAGGTTGTTGAGGGCGGGTGGGTGCGTCGCTGCCCGACCGACGGCACAGGCCACTACCCCCGGACCGACCCGGCTATCATCGTCGCAGTTGTCGACGACGACGATCGGCTCCTGCTGGGATCGGCTGCTGCCTGGCCGGAGGGAAGGTTCTCCACCCTCGCCGGGTTTGTTGAACCGGGTGAATCACTCGAGGGCGCGGTGATTCGTGAGGTCGCCGAAGAGTCGGGAATCGAAGTGCATTCGCCGCAGTACCTCGGTTCACAACCATGGCCCTTCCCTGCCTCCCTGATGCTGGGCTTCATCGCTACGGCCGTGAATACCAATCAGGTGCCCGACGGCGTGGAGATCATGGACGTCAGGTGGTTCACCCGCTCAGAACTCGCGACAGCGGTGCGCGACGGCGACATCAGCGTCCCCACGGGGGCGTCGGTCTCCCGGGCACTGATTGAGCACTGGTACGGCGGTCCCCTCGATGAGTCCGTCGCGGAGGGTCAACCATAG
- a CDS encoding ATP-dependent DNA helicase UvrD2 translates to METTLEERILAGLDDEQRTVASTLTGPLCVLAGAGTGKTRAITHRIAYGVHTGVYKPQQVLAVTFTARAAAEMRTRLRDLSAQGVQARTFHAAALRQLQYFWPTAVGGPLPALLDHKAQLIAEAARRLRLSTDRAAIRDVAAEIEWAKVSMLTPERYTAAAAGRVEPAGMDLTTVARIFAGYEDLKIDRNVIDFEDVLLITVGILQEDEKVAATVRAQYRHFVVDEYQDVSPLQQRLLDLWLGDRRELCVVGDASQTIYSFTGATSRHLLDFTGRYEGAQVVRLVRDYRSTPQVVRLANNLLAARTAETGRHPGSSSWSTPLELIAQRPAGPEPFFTECSDDEAEAAEAARRIAALLDSGVLASEIAILYRTNGQSAAYEQALASAGIGYQLRGGERFFARREVRDSLLQLRAGARTAGSDDVPQLVRDILASLGYTAVAPGSSGAVREKWESLAALVALADELSESRAADGFTLQDFVAELEERAAAQHAPTVQGVTLASLHAAKGLEWDAVFLVGLSEGLMPISFADTPEAVDEERRLLYVGITRAREHLALSWSTARTPGGRASRKPTRFLDGLRPTADGERVYRTPKARQPRKVSAPSTCRVCGKVLGSGSERKIGRCADCPATYQEATFEALRAWRLEQARENDVPAFVVFTDATLVAIAEARPETIESLGGLAGIGPSKLEKYGESVLGIIADSNSS, encoded by the coding sequence ATGGAAACAACTCTCGAAGAGAGGATCCTGGCCGGCCTCGATGACGAACAGCGCACAGTCGCGTCCACCCTCACCGGGCCACTGTGTGTTCTGGCCGGTGCAGGTACGGGCAAGACCAGGGCCATCACCCACCGGATCGCCTACGGCGTCCATACCGGGGTCTACAAACCACAGCAGGTGCTCGCCGTCACCTTCACGGCACGTGCCGCTGCGGAGATGCGCACCCGGCTTCGCGACCTATCCGCCCAGGGGGTGCAGGCGCGGACGTTTCACGCCGCCGCACTTCGCCAACTCCAGTACTTCTGGCCCACTGCGGTGGGCGGCCCGCTCCCGGCCCTCCTCGACCACAAGGCCCAGCTGATCGCGGAGGCCGCCCGACGGTTGCGGCTTTCCACCGACCGTGCGGCGATCCGGGACGTAGCGGCAGAAATTGAATGGGCCAAGGTCTCGATGCTCACCCCTGAGCGGTACACAGCGGCGGCCGCCGGCCGGGTGGAACCCGCTGGCATGGACCTCACCACCGTGGCCCGAATCTTTGCGGGCTACGAGGACCTGAAGATCGACCGCAATGTGATCGACTTTGAGGACGTCCTGCTCATCACAGTGGGCATCCTGCAGGAGGACGAGAAGGTCGCGGCCACCGTGCGTGCCCAGTACCGCCACTTCGTGGTTGACGAATACCAGGACGTTTCCCCGCTCCAGCAGCGTCTGCTCGACCTGTGGCTCGGTGACCGGCGTGAACTCTGTGTCGTCGGTGATGCGAGCCAGACGATCTACTCGTTCACCGGGGCGACATCGCGTCACCTGCTCGACTTCACCGGTCGGTACGAGGGAGCCCAGGTGGTACGGCTGGTCCGGGACTACCGGTCCACGCCCCAGGTGGTCCGGCTCGCCAACAACCTACTTGCGGCCCGGACCGCGGAAACCGGTAGGCATCCCGGTTCGTCCAGCTGGTCGACCCCGCTGGAACTGATCGCGCAGCGGCCAGCCGGTCCTGAGCCCTTCTTCACCGAGTGCAGTGATGATGAAGCCGAAGCGGCCGAGGCAGCACGCCGGATCGCCGCGCTGCTGGACAGCGGGGTGCTGGCCAGTGAAATCGCCATCCTCTACCGCACCAACGGGCAATCCGCAGCTTATGAACAGGCGCTCGCCAGCGCCGGGATCGGGTACCAGTTGCGCGGCGGTGAACGGTTCTTCGCGCGCCGGGAAGTCCGGGACTCGCTGCTGCAACTGCGCGCCGGTGCACGGACTGCCGGGTCCGACGACGTCCCCCAGCTGGTCCGCGACATCCTGGCCAGCCTTGGGTACACAGCCGTAGCGCCGGGCAGCTCGGGTGCCGTCCGGGAAAAGTGGGAATCGCTCGCCGCGCTGGTTGCACTGGCTGACGAGCTTAGCGAGTCACGGGCGGCGGACGGGTTCACCCTGCAGGACTTCGTTGCCGAACTTGAGGAGCGGGCCGCAGCCCAGCACGCTCCCACCGTGCAGGGGGTCACCCTGGCCTCCCTCCACGCCGCAAAGGGCCTTGAATGGGACGCGGTCTTCCTGGTGGGACTCAGCGAGGGCCTGATGCCGATCTCTTTCGCTGATACGCCCGAAGCGGTCGACGAGGAGCGCAGGCTCCTTTACGTTGGTATCACCCGGGCGCGGGAGCACCTGGCTCTGTCCTGGTCGACCGCGCGCACCCCGGGCGGGCGCGCCAGCCGGAAACCTACCCGCTTCCTCGACGGGCTGCGCCCCACCGCCGATGGCGAACGGGTCTACCGCACTCCGAAGGCCAGGCAGCCACGCAAGGTATCGGCCCCGTCCACCTGCCGGGTGTGCGGGAAGGTGTTGGGCTCCGGGTCCGAGCGGAAGATCGGCCGCTGCGCTGACTGTCCGGCAACCTACCAGGAAGCCACGTTCGAGGCGCTGCGAGCCTGGCGCCTGGAACAGGCGCGTGAGAACGACGTGCCAGCGTTTGTGGTGTTTACGGATGCCACGCTGGTCGCCATCGCCGAGGCACGACCGGAAACCATCGAGTCCCTCGGCGGTCTCGCCGGGATTGGGCCGTCAAAGCTGGAGAAGTACGGCGAGTCAGTCCTGGGTATTATCGCGGACAGCAACTCCTCATGA
- a CDS encoding M48 family metallopeptidase has translation MTAAPADGWSPGTGNPPVEVRRSARRRRTVSADLRDGVVVVSIPAHFSAAQEREWVHRMVTKLQSKYQQAPRPEDGDGASGCADELLQRAAGLSRDYLQGRGQPLKIGWVRNQNSRWASATPSRRRIRLSHKLQGMPDWVVDYVILHEMAHLIEPSHNRAFWRLLEAYPQTETAKAFLAGAAFAANHALVGR, from the coding sequence ATGACCGCCGCGCCTGCCGATGGCTGGTCGCCGGGGACCGGCAACCCACCCGTTGAAGTCCGACGCTCGGCGCGCCGGCGGCGCACTGTGAGCGCGGACCTGCGCGACGGCGTCGTCGTCGTCTCTATCCCCGCCCACTTCAGCGCCGCGCAGGAGAGGGAGTGGGTGCACCGGATGGTCACCAAGCTCCAGTCCAAATACCAGCAGGCGCCCCGGCCGGAGGATGGCGACGGGGCCTCCGGGTGCGCGGATGAGCTTCTGCAGCGGGCGGCCGGTCTGTCGCGGGACTACCTGCAGGGTAGGGGGCAGCCCCTGAAGATCGGGTGGGTGAGAAACCAGAACTCCCGGTGGGCCTCGGCCACTCCGTCACGCAGGAGGATCAGGCTGTCCCACAAACTGCAGGGCATGCCCGACTGGGTGGTTGACTATGTGATCCTGCATGAGATGGCACACCTGATCGAACCGTCCCACAACAGGGCCTTCTGGCGGCTGCTGGAGGCCTACCCGCAGACGGAAACAGCGAAGGCCTTTCTTGCCGGTGCGGCCTTCGCGGCCAACCACGCGTTGGTTGGCCGCTAG
- a CDS encoding aldo/keto reductase — MSEHTTTQPTTQLGRTGVEVSRLCLGTMMFGDWGNKDHQDSVRIIRRAIDSGINFIDSADIYAYGESEEILGKAIAEHGNREDLVIATKFFNGMKQQPNYRGGSRHWIMRAVEDSLRRLGTDYIDLYQMHRPDEHTDIDETLGALDDLVRQGKVRYIGSSTFQPSQVVEAQWTAREHRTSRFVTEQPPYSLLARGVEADLLPTTHRHSMGTLVWSPLAGGWLSGKYRKGQDLPATRRGSEKDPFDLTNPVTAAKFEAADALGGLADDLGVPLTHLALAFVLRHPGVTSAIIGPRTMEQLESLLDAAALELDDAALDRIDGIVPPGTNIDPADAGFSNYWLDAARRRR, encoded by the coding sequence GTGTCTGAGCACACCACGACCCAGCCCACGACCCAGCTCGGCAGGACCGGCGTGGAGGTTAGCCGCCTCTGCCTCGGCACCATGATGTTCGGCGACTGGGGCAACAAGGACCACCAGGATTCGGTGCGGATCATCCGGCGCGCCATCGATTCGGGAATCAACTTCATTGACAGCGCCGACATCTACGCGTACGGCGAGTCGGAGGAAATTCTCGGCAAGGCGATTGCCGAGCACGGCAACCGCGAAGACCTGGTGATCGCTACCAAATTCTTCAATGGGATGAAGCAGCAACCGAACTATCGCGGCGGGTCCCGCCACTGGATCATGCGCGCGGTCGAGGACTCGCTGCGCCGGTTGGGCACCGACTACATCGACCTGTACCAAATGCACCGGCCCGATGAGCACACCGACATCGACGAAACCCTCGGTGCACTCGATGACCTCGTCCGTCAGGGCAAGGTCCGTTACATTGGCTCGTCAACGTTCCAGCCCTCGCAGGTGGTTGAAGCCCAGTGGACCGCCCGGGAGCATCGCACCTCCCGCTTTGTCACCGAGCAGCCGCCCTACTCCCTGCTGGCGCGGGGCGTTGAAGCTGATCTTCTGCCGACCACTCACCGCCACTCGATGGGGACGCTGGTGTGGAGCCCGCTCGCTGGTGGCTGGTTGAGCGGGAAGTACCGCAAGGGCCAGGACCTCCCAGCGACGAGGCGTGGCTCCGAAAAGGATCCCTTCGACCTGACCAACCCCGTCACCGCTGCGAAGTTCGAGGCGGCCGACGCCCTGGGCGGACTGGCTGACGATCTGGGGGTGCCCCTGACGCACCTCGCATTGGCCTTCGTCCTCCGCCATCCGGGGGTCACCAGCGCGATCATCGGGCCCCGCACTATGGAGCAGCTCGAATCGTTGCTCGACGCGGCGGCCCTGGAACTCGACGACGCGGCCCTTGACCGGATCGACGGGATTGTTCCCCCCGGTACCAACATCGACCCGGCCGATGCTGGCTTCAGCAACTACTGGCTCGACGCCGCGCGGCGTCGTCGCTGA
- a CDS encoding zinc-dependent metalloprotease, with product MTSNPSDPSNDDGDTPKDPLAEMLARLMGGNAQGMDPQELAKAAGLPSDPQAMAMMMQQVQAMFAAQSDGPVNWQLAHEHARRVAAADSDPSVTPQQRRDVDEALKLAEMWLDPVTDFPSTSTLGRAWSRAEWVEATMDTWKRLTEPVAVSIAKALSDAISEQLPEEMKTMMGGASSMLQNLGGAMFGMQLGQAVGGLSKDVVSSTDIGVPLAEGQMALLPANVSAFGEGLDIPEQEVRLFLAVREAAHTRLFTRVPWLSGHLLSAIESYARGIHIDMSKIEEVARDIDPSNPESMQAALSEGVFMPGRTPQQDAALVRLETALALVEGWVDELTATATANLPSSAALREMVRRRRATGGPAEQAFASLVGLELRPRRLRDAAALWAHLTEERGIDGRDAVWDHPDLLPTAEDLDDPQGFSQRRQLAESSDSEVDAALQRLLDGGFDEAPEAAEADPTDEPEKNDNDDDSSESGKA from the coding sequence GTGACCTCCAACCCGTCAGATCCGTCGAACGACGACGGCGACACTCCCAAGGACCCCCTCGCCGAAATGCTGGCGCGCCTGATGGGTGGTAACGCGCAGGGTATGGACCCGCAGGAGCTCGCCAAGGCCGCGGGGCTGCCTTCGGATCCCCAGGCGATGGCGATGATGATGCAGCAGGTGCAGGCGATGTTCGCTGCGCAGAGCGACGGTCCGGTGAACTGGCAGCTCGCCCATGAGCATGCCCGACGTGTCGCGGCCGCCGATAGTGACCCTTCGGTCACACCACAGCAGCGCCGCGACGTCGACGAGGCCCTGAAGCTCGCCGAAATGTGGCTGGATCCGGTGACAGACTTCCCGTCCACCAGCACCCTCGGCCGTGCGTGGTCGCGTGCCGAATGGGTCGAGGCGACCATGGACACCTGGAAACGGTTGACCGAACCGGTAGCTGTCAGCATCGCGAAGGCGTTGTCCGATGCAATCTCGGAGCAGCTGCCCGAGGAAATGAAAACCATGATGGGCGGGGCGTCCTCGATGCTCCAGAATCTGGGCGGTGCCATGTTCGGCATGCAGCTGGGCCAGGCGGTCGGTGGCCTGTCCAAGGACGTGGTGAGTTCCACAGACATCGGCGTGCCGCTGGCCGAGGGGCAAATGGCACTCCTCCCTGCGAATGTCAGCGCGTTCGGGGAGGGTCTGGACATTCCGGAGCAGGAAGTCAGGCTGTTCCTCGCGGTGCGCGAAGCCGCCCATACCCGTCTGTTCACCAGGGTGCCGTGGCTCTCCGGCCACCTGCTGAGCGCAATTGAAAGTTACGCCCGCGGGATCCACATCGACATGTCCAAGATCGAAGAGGTCGCACGGGACATTGACCCGTCCAACCCCGAGTCGATGCAGGCTGCCCTGTCCGAGGGTGTTTTCATGCCAGGACGCACCCCACAGCAGGACGCCGCGTTGGTCCGGTTGGAAACCGCCCTTGCCCTGGTGGAGGGGTGGGTCGACGAACTGACCGCCACCGCCACCGCCAACCTGCCATCCTCCGCTGCCCTGCGGGAAATGGTGCGGCGCCGCCGCGCCACCGGCGGGCCCGCCGAGCAGGCGTTCGCTTCGCTCGTGGGACTTGAGCTACGCCCCCGGCGGCTCCGCGACGCGGCCGCGCTGTGGGCTCACCTGACCGAAGAGCGCGGTATCGATGGCCGGGACGCAGTTTGGGACCACCCCGATCTGTTGCCGACAGCAGAGGACCTCGATGACCCCCAGGGGTTCAGTCAGCGTCGGCAGCTCGCTGAGTCCTCGGACTCCGAGGTCGATGCGGCCCTGCAGCGTTTGCTGGACGGCGGTTTTGACGAGGCCCCCGAAGCGGCTGAGGCTGACCCGACCGACGAGCCCGAGAAGAACGACAACGACGACGACAGTTCCGAAAGCGGGAAAGCCTAG